The Nisaea sp. DNA segment AAGCTGATATGTCCCTCGCCAGCAGGCCAGCCGAGGCAGAAGCCGCAGATCGGGAAGACATGATCCGGCAGCTCCAGCAGCTCAGAAATCACCTCGATATGGTTCCGGACAACACTGATCGGACAGCAACCGAGCCCGGTTGATTCCGCCGCCCGGATGAAGTTCATCAGCACCAGCCCGGCATCGACCGCCGCGTTCAGCACGGAATCCAGATGATCGTTAGCAAAGGGCTTGCCGCGCAACTCCGAGACCTTGCGGATACGCCTGTTATCGGCGAGGAAAACCATGAAGACGGGCGCATCCGCGATCCAGGGCATTGCCGGCATCAGCGCCTCGATCTTCCGGCGCTTCTCCGCATCCCGCACGATCAGCACTCCGGATTGCTGAAGATCCGACTTTGCCGGGGCTGAAAAAGCCGCCGCCAACAGCACCTCAAGAAGATCATCCGGCACCGGATCCGGCTTGTATCGACGATGGGAGCGGTGAGAGAGAATATGGGCAAGATCGCCCTCGGCCGGCATGTCCCGGCCTGCATCGACCGGCAGGCCGAACCTGTCTTCAATCAAATCGGCGATTGTCTTCATGACTGCGCGCGTCCCTTCTCTGCGAATAAGCCGAGAGTAGGCAGGCCATGTGCCGGACCGCAACTCCCGCCCATGCACCGCATA contains these protein-coding regions:
- a CDS encoding nitroreductase family protein, producing the protein MKTIADLIEDRFGLPVDAGRDMPAEGDLAHILSHRSHRRYKPDPVPDDLLEVLLAAAFSAPAKSDLQQSGVLIVRDAEKRRKIEALMPAMPWIADAPVFMVFLADNRRIRKVSELRGKPFANDHLDSVLNAAVDAGLVLMNFIRAAESTGLGCCPISVVRNHIEVISELLELPDHVFPICGFCLGWPAGEGHISLRLPPSVFVHTDRYDDSRLEQEVAAYDARRSARFQIPDEKQRSVDEYGLAQEYGWSEDKARQVSKPERKQLAKYLKGKGFNLE